In Telopea speciosissima isolate NSW1024214 ecotype Mountain lineage chromosome 10, Tspe_v1, whole genome shotgun sequence, the DNA window TCTTTTGGGGCAGTACAAAGTGAACAAGGAGGAAGAGGTGGTGACAGGGCACATATGGTCCATGCCAAAGCACAATAGCAGAAATCAGGGAGAACTGAAAGAGAGGCTTAAGCATGCCTATAGTGCATTAAAGAGAGAGTTTAAGCAATTTTTTGAGAATGTGTCCAGATTCCCAGGAACTTGCGGATAATGAAAAGAAACACTGCTTATGAATGTAGGGGGTGGAGGAAGCACTGCAGCTAAGGGAGCCTGAGGACGACAACCTATCAGAAATGCTTAAGTTTTGCTTGGATCCCAGCGATTAGTCGGTGTGCAATGAAAAATGTTGATATCAGCAAGCCAATACATGCACTTTTCTGATACCTGGTGGACTGAATGTGACTTTAGAAAGGCTATTATAAATTTTAGCCCAGTCTTTTTTGTGTTGTAAGGCTACAGTGCCATTCTTTTTCCTCAACACTCATTTTGCCTACAGTTCTGCTGAGTGAAGAGGTCGACTGTATAGTAGTTATGCTCATTCTTTTCTGTTGCTGATTGAAGCTTTAATAGTTAACATTTGTACTAATTGAGTGTAAAGAAGCCAAAGCTCCATTGAGCAATTGCATTTGTTATTGATTTCTAAATGATTGTAGTGTCATTGGTAATCCTTTTGATCCTCATCTATTTAAAATTGAACACACACAAACACCAcacagtccccccccccccccggggcccaaataaaagaaaaaaaagaaaaaacgaacAAGATCTCAAGCAGAGGCAGCAGTGAActgattagaagaagaatggatcCACATAACAGCATCTCCACTCCCAAGAGGCCTTCTAACAGTACATGCATCTGATCCCACATCAAAGCAAAAGCAGAGGAGGTAGGAGGGCCATGAGTCCACTGGCCATCTGAAAGAACAGAGAAACCAATGCCAATCTGAAAGTAGAGAGCAGAACTCCACATGGGAGCCAATTGAGCTTAAGAGAACTGTAGCCATCAGTGAACAGCGGGCTAGGCCAAATGGGTTTACTGGATGTATTGCATAGTTGGTTGCACGATTAAATTGTTAATAGTAGTAAGTTTTGGACCTTCACCCCAACATCCATAATGTGGAATTTTTAACCACTCAAAATTGCTTTGAAAGAGAGAGTTCACGAGCTCAAATTACTAGACTTGTGTTGATTCTTGGTAACCAACTCCTAATTTTATCTATTGAAATGTCAAATGCCAAACGATGCTATCTCCAGAAGTTCACTTGTCCTGCTAAATCCTTTTATTTGCCATTTATAGTCAACTTCATCGAAACATTTGATGGGGACCTAAAAATCCAACCATTTAGTGAAGTATACACAAGTCTTAGGAGAGATAATGCCATCTGGTGTGCACTCATTTATCCTTGGACAAATCCCACATGGGATTGAAGCCATGGCCCCTGTTTTTGAAACCACTCCTCCTGGGGCTCCCTTACCTGAGCTCTTGTAACAAACTGTTCCCAATGGTATAGAGGCAAATTCCCCCATTTCAGTGCTCCTCAACTCCATGATTTCATTGTCCAGAACCAAGACCCGCAAGATTTCCGCTATTTGCTGAGTGGTGCACTCAACTTTAATGACACCGGATCTACGAATTGACTGTGATATCCCTTCAGTTGTGGCAACCTTCATCTTGAAGACATGCCTCAAGCATAGCTCTTTAAGAAGCTTTATGAAATCAGTGTCTAGGTTCCCTTCCACATACCATGCCCCACCAGTGAGTTCCTTTGAGGGTTCAAACTCTACTGCCATATAGTACTTTTTGCCTTTATTTTGGACACTCGCAACCTCCTTTATCAGCTTCTTGCCTTGAAGGGACTTAAGGGACTTTTTGACTACAGGATCTGGAAGATTTTTTTCTCGTTTCATGTCCCCTATCCAGATTCCCATGTCTTGCTTGCTTTTGATCAGGTCATAGAGAATACGATCAGAATCAGTTAGACTTTGAGAGGTAGAATTTGGCTCAGGACGTCTTCTTTTGAGGGATGAAGTGTCAGCTGTCCGGACCATTGCTGTACAAAACAAAGATGCAAATACATTAATAAGTCATGAAACAAATGATGGAAGTGTCTCAAGATTGGAGTTGTTGTAATATGGAGATGGAACCTCTGGATTTCAATGAGGATATGATACTAATAATGTAAGTAGACAGCTCAGAATTTCATGTGAAAAGAACAGTTACAAGTAATTTCAAAGAATGTATCTCTAGCATCAGCATTAACTACCACCAACTAGTGGGCTAGTATATGTGAAACACTACTAATGGAAAACCAgttgtgtgcgtgtgtgtgtgtgtgtgtgtgtgtgtgagagagagagagagagagagagagagagagaccagccTGGTTGTTAAATGCAACTGGGGAATTCTCGGTCAAATATGCATGGGAGTATTGCCGTAATCAAAATCAATCAGTTAGCTGGGCGGCCAAACTGTAGAAGAAAGCTTTACCAACCAAAATTTCGATAAAAAGACAAGCTGCAATCTACTAAATAGAAAGCCTAAGCAAAAATGCAACTATTCTAAGAAGAATACACATTCCAGTTGACCAAGCCTAATTGTTCTGTTCCAAAGAAAAGATATCAGGGGCCGGTTCTTCCTGTTCAGATATTCACGACCAAGAGGTACTGGATTCTCTTTCAGATAAGCCGTGAAAGAAGAAGGCTGGAATGCCAGCAGACATCTATTAATCTGTTACTGACAACTTCTCAACTTTTTTCACTGTAAAAGAATACAATATTCTAGATCCTAGACTAACTCCCTTTTTTTTCCACCAAGAATGTTTTATGAAACTCTTTGACGGAACTATTGATTGAGCTGTGCAGATATATGATTTTTATCCACCACAGTGGAATTCACAACCAAATGTCTCTATTCCAACCACCACGTAAGCCCCCATACAGAAGATAGGCTGGTTTGCTTGAGAAGAATCTTTTCTATGACCAAACCCGAATCATGTCATGATGGAGAATGAAGGTTAGATCATAGAAAAGATTCTCAATCAGAATTCTTCCAGAGCTCAAGGTCCTAATTTATGGAGTGTCAATTATATATCTTTTATGATACTGGATTTACATCACCCTGCTTATTGCATATTGCTTGCCATTACATAGAAATAACTGACAGTACTACATAGTAGTTGGAATTCAGTGCCTTTCAACCATACAGAtttaatgagttttgaaattaaaactagaaatgaGAAAATAAAGTGGGCAAGGGCCAAGGAGAAGGATAGAAGGTTTAAAATTAAAACCTTCATTTGtcacattaaaataaaattttccatttgaGTTTATCAAAGCAGAGGAAAAAAGGTGTTGGCATTAACTGAAGTCTGAGGAAAATGCAATTGCTTATATACAATAGAAACAAAGGGTCTGATCATAGAAAAGATTGCTTATatacaatagaaacaaaaatgaaaagatgGTACTCGTTTGGTAACAATTCCGTtctgggagaatgttcttttcaCAGAAGTATTCTTTTTCGATTTCTTGCAGCTGTGAGGATAGTCTCGTGAAAGAAAAACAGCGTTTGTTAAAACTGTTACATTTTTGTTCCAtgaaaaaataacagaaacagTGTTTGATAgacattttacaaaatcacttcttttcTGTGAAACAATTACATAAATACCATTATGTCCATTAGTAATCTATAATAATTATGATTATACTACCCATTATCATGAATAATACTATAATTAAAAAATTGTTGATAATTATATTGACGAAAATCAACATAGCTTTTGTACCTAAAATCAATACCTTGTTACATATAACTTTATTGAAATTAGAAAACCAAAGCAACATAACAGCAAGAAGAACAATACTTTATACATCAATTCCCAGCAATATAAACACCTAAATATTAGGCCAGCAACAAGGTATTCAAGCCTTTACAATCCCAACAATATATAATAGTGGCTTAAGCTGACCCCAGGAATAAACAGACCTGACCAGCTGATTATTCATCAAACTACCATAGAAGAGTAAACGAAGAGGGGCTCTAAAGTTACATATAACTTTATTGAAATTAGAAAACCAAAGCAACATAACAGCAAGAAGAACAATACTTTATACATCAATTCCCAGCAATATAAACACCTAAATATTAGGCCAGCAACAAGGTATTCAAGCCTTTACAATTCCAACAATATATAATAGTGGCTTAAGCTGACCCCAGGAATAAACAGACCTGACCAGCTGATTATTCATCAAACTACCATAGAAGAGTAAACGAAGGGAGGAAACTTTTAGAGCCCAAGGATTTATGAAACTTTCTAGACACAGTAGATAGAAAATTGTGGCTTCATCAATTTGGAGTTCATACGAACACATAACAATTAGGTTCAAACAGAGTTCTTCAAGTTTAAAATGTTAGTTGGATGCAATTTCACAAATACAACAATTGCTTACCAACCAAAAATAGGAAAGGATCATAGTCTAGTGCTGGTTTTTCTATCTGGCCAGACAAATAATAGTAGAAAAAGGGCTTTCAAGAACTGAGCTTGGGCTGTATCTGTTATTGGTTTTCACATGAAGCAATGAACAATGACTCTCTCTATGAACCGTATGGGCGAACAGCTAGTGATTCATGGATTATGATCAAAGCCAAACTGGATATTCTCAATAAGAATTCGGTTAATGCCCTTATCAAGTTCAGTTGACCCATGTATTTTTATGTGGCAGTGTCCTATTGCTTGCACAGCTAGTGCAAACAGCGTATTTATTCCATTGAAAGAATTATCCATTTTATGCAATTGATTGTTGTCAagcattttaccaaaaaaaaatttgaacagGAATAATGTTCCTCTTATACAAGATAAAAATAAATCTTCTTATACTAATCCTTCAACTCTTAGCAAACCTCCTCTAAGCACAAGCCCTTCAAAGGTTTTACTGTTGCCTATAAGCCTGTAGGTATGTTAATCACTGACAGTAAATCAAGGGTAACACAGTGAACCACTTGAATGCAAGATATCAGAAACTCATATTTGCCTGTGAGTTCCATCAATTACACTGTCTCTCTAGACTCGAGGTTCTAAACCAGTGGTTAGGTGCCATATCCTCTCTTATCTCTCAACATTATAAAATGGTAGGATACCACACAACATTATATTCAAATAATAACACAGGGTGAACCTTCGATAACAGTTGTGTAACATTATAGAAATTCTTGCATTGTTCAGTCCCACGAACGCATCTCCAAGTGAAAAATTGGCTTCGCTAGATAATCCTAACCACTTAGAACAATTTCAATGTTGGGTGAACGACAATACAGACGACAAGATAAACTTTCTAATTCTTTAACTTGCAGTATTTCTTACTGTGTTGATAAAATAAATTGATTTAAAGTTCAAAATGCACAAATATATAAACCAAATCGACTCACCTGCGATTGTAGGCTATGAACTATAGATTTGTTCACCACTGATCCAACTTTCACTTATTTTTTCCCTGCAAAAATGAAATCCAATAGTTGCTttattccatcttcatctttgagtggataaaaaaaaaatttcatttaaaaaaaaaatcaacagaTTTGTAAGTTTGGTCCATAAGGGAATGCCTAAGTTGCAAACTAACGATATGCATATGAGGATGAAAAAACCTCGGTTTGACATTGTGGgaattttggggtttggggttGAAAACGATGGGGAAATTAGAAAAGTTCGGTTTGTGGAACAGGGATAGGGAGAATAACAGTTCCCTGTTTGGCCATTCACTTCAACTTCGAGTGAACGGAAACCTAGGCTACAGCGAGAAatccagaaagagagagatagagagggagagtgaGAGCGACAGAGTTAGAAGAGCGGTAAAGAGAGAGTGAGGAGCAACGATTGCCAAGCTATACCTTGACACTCGGACGCCTACTTCAGCAAGTCGATTGAactgcagagagagagagacaagcttCAGCTTTGTGTGCGTACGTTCACTCGAGTAGTAGAGAGTTGCGGAAGGTTGATTTGCCTTGCATTAGAGTCGCTTTGGCTGGGCTTTGAGTTGCAGAGGAGTCGAAGATGTGCGCCAAAAGATTAGAGAAGGGTTTGCGTGAGAGAGCCGAGTGTGTGTTTTATCAATTATAAAGAGAAGCCTTCCTCtgttaatataaaaaaaaaaaaaagaaatttaagtcTACAATCCCtggggtttcaaacaattatgtcTACCACCCTGTGATTTCAAAATTATTTCTGTACCGCTGAGTACTAAATCTATTAGTTTTGAAAAGAAATGACATTTTCGCCCTTGTCGACTTCCCTTATTTCTactcaccaccaccgccatacCTTCCGCCTCCCTGCTAACAATCCCTGGCCAAGAGCTCTCACCACAATTGTAACATCCAACTTGAGCAACCTTCAGCATTAGCTGTAGCGATGAAGAAACAattttgaagtttgaaacaTTAACCTTATAGATTGAGGAGGAACAGTGGAGCAGACAGACCAGAGAACACACAAAGACCCTGACGCCCCCGAGTTTTGCTTTAGCGATTGAGAAAcaattttgaagtttgaacatTAGCCTTATCAGATTGAGGAGGAGCACTGGAGCAGAGAGACCAGAGAACATACAAAGACCCTAACGTCCCCAAGATGTTGCCTTCTTTCACTTAatgtctaaaatacccctaactctttaaaagcaaaaaaaagaaaagaaagaaaaaccttcttctcttttttttgggtgaattacatgtcacccccctgattttcaaatgaaacttaaatcaccccttaatttttgaaaaacttcaaatcaccccttctacaataacggtgttagtctactgttaattattggtgtgaaaagactattttactcTTGTACTAAAagattagaattaaatttataatactacccttccttcatcttcaacattggtcaagggtagtttagggatttaaatttatttaactggctgacatcatcacttaacagcataaaactaacggtagggattaatttgtcatattggaatctaaaccaggggatgatctgagtttcgtttgaaaaccaagggtgatGTGTAATGTACCCAGAAATTCTAATGAAAACATATTTAATAAACCCGTATCTATTAATTTCAATTACATGTCTTAGTAGCCAGAATTTGAGCCGGCTAAAGGGTATCCCTGTCTACCTTATATACAACTATTGtctcaaaaaactcaaaaagacATTTGATATAAAATAGAAGATGATAGAGTGTCCACGGTCATTTGCAATTATTTCCCTCTTTCAGCCACATATTGAGATTTGCCGAATCTGTCTAGATATCTAGGTGTTGGATGTCTTGTTCTTTTGCAATCCGCAGTCCTTGTTCGATTGTCTTTCCTTCTGCTTCATCAGCAGAATCTAGAGAACCATAATCAAAAGATAAAGCAAATAAATCAGAATGACTCATTAATAGGGATGCCCAGCCACCATCTTTAGAACTGGATTGAAAACTCCCATGAGTTAAAAGGATTGAATGATCTTTTGGGTGACAGGATGAGAGCAAATCAGGTGGGGGTAGGTATGGGAGTTGAGACTGAAATGTTAGTATTTACTGGAGAAGGAACTGCTAAACTTAATATTGGTGGTCCACGATCTATAATGGATAGCCATTGGTTGATGTGGTAAAGAACACGACGGGGGTTTGGTTGGTCCTGTTCATGAAAAATACGAtttcgttccatccaaatgAAATATACTTTAATATCATGTTTTGAAGATGTAGAATCCAAGAGCCTAGAAAACAAGGCTGAAACCAAATTAGATGTGATGGAGGAAATCTTTAACCCTCTGGGGCTAGCAAACCAGATGATTCCAGAAATGAGCACTCAAAAACTAAATGCCAAAGGACTCTTCTTTAGTTTGATAGAGTAGACATATGGTGTCAACAGGGAATATTTTGTTAATGAAATCCCAAGTAAGAAAGACCCTTATGGCAACATTTCAAGAGAAACATTTTAAACTTTAGCTTCCACAATAGCTTCTAAATAGATTTTTGAAATGGAGGAAGGGCAGGAGGACGATTATATCGCAAATTTGATATGCATGATGCAACAATTTTTATAGAGAAAGTCCTAGTTTTAGAAAAGGCCGGGACAGAAGAGCCCGTCTTCTGTGACTGTAGGTGAGAGTTTTACTTTGAGAATAGAGGTGACAATGTTAGGAGGGAAGAGGGATATTCAATGATATGGAATCGTTCAACTCCCCAACATGCATATAGAGGATAGAGGTGgaaattgtcacacccccatccccgaaccacgggaaatgcaaccgagcatacaactacgctctccaaccaccgTAATCACCGATGCGCActccaagactaactcattcacaacgatgataataggtaaaaaggaaaggattaatattaataacatcgagttagcagaagctaggtgataacatataaaatattatctattcaagtttaccccttcaagtacaattcgttctaatcaggacttatgtattacctactatataaataatacatctatcatgaaaggaatcaaaagaatacacctataattcaaaatgaataatcaagtgtatcaaaagatggccaccgccataagtcaccgtccgccaaggaacacacatcgcaaGCAACACTCGGTCCATGCCCCACGAtctccggagcccaccaatcaacgtaaccagcctcgTGGAGTCTCGTACTACGTGCcactctgctcgaatgtaccgcatcaactaaaaatatgtttcctcgaggagtgagctccaatcgagcccaatgagtggctaagccacacaagcatacacaataataataatgaatggggttgatcgcaaaccatacatgatggacggataccaaggtgtcccataccaccaaggtagaccgtacatcacatacaatttacaatcatgctacatgaatgaatgatgatgtatagttttattgttatccacctaacacacaactaagtcagtatagtactatagcaacaccttaggtagcatcccgacatcggtaccataaacggatggtatacggcgatgacaaacccgagtcgctaCCGAAGCCTCGCTGCActcggtctccaccaagagatatacgcaaaccccgagtcaaatcccgtcccggcgttcggcccaaaatacggttggcgccgaaCTTCCGGTGGGTAtaccgaataacggtcggaacccacggatttgaccgacacctaacccccgtcggtaa includes these proteins:
- the LOC122642249 gene encoding DNA-directed RNA polymerase III subunit RPC6-like, whose protein sequence is MVRTADTSSLKRRRPEPNSTSQSLTDSDRILYDLIKSKQDMGIWIGDMKREKNLPDPVVKKSLKSLQGKKLIKEVASVQNKGKKYYMAVEFEPSKELTGGAWYVEGNLDTDFIKLLKELCLRHVFKMKVATTEGISQSIRRSGVIKVECTTQQIAEILRVLVLDNEIMELRSTEMGEFASIPLGTVCYKSSGKGAPGGVVSKTGAMASIPCGICPRINECTPDGIISPKTCVYFTKWLDF